The Melopsittacus undulatus isolate bMelUnd1 unplaced genomic scaffold, bMelUnd1.mat.Z mat_scaffold_135_arrow_ctg1, whole genome shotgun sequence nucleotide sequence GCTTGCTCAGTTTCCACGCTgcaaaagtgaaaacaaagatgCCTTTATGATGAAAAGGCCCCCTAAAGATAAATCTAGCTTTGGAGGCTTGGCAACTCTGATTAGATACTTTGATTACCAAAGCCACAGAGGAGGTCTTTATATATTTTAGAGGAGAAGCAAACTATCATGCTGTTCTTTTAAACATCTGTCACTGTGCCATTTAAAACAGAGTTCcatgtatgtgcacacacaaatatacaGTTATGAAAATACACAGTTTTACAACTTACAGTTATATAGCCCATAGTTGTATATAGGCATGTTTTGCTTGGACATGAAAGTCTAATAGTTTTCACCCATGAGTTATCTAATTATGAAAACAAGTTATCTAATCAACAAATATGCTTACTAGAACCTGCCTAGACCAGAGGTTGCTTCCTACATCTGTTGcacttaaaagcagaaacagacaTTAAACTATATTCTGACTCCAAAAGCACAAGTACACACACGTTATACATACAATGTCCAGCATTCCCACGAATTCATCCACTCTGGTTAGCAAATCATCTAGGTTCTTGTCCAAGGTTTCtatctgcaaaacagaaaccGTTTAAAGGTACCTGAAAAGACGCAAATCCCTAGGTTCTCTCAGAGAAAGCCTCCGAGTCCAGACCCCAGCCAGACCACCACCACCTGAACAACAAACCCCTGGCTTCCCCACCTCCCGGCCAGGAACCGCGCAACGACTCGACACACCGGCACAAAACCGCTTCGAGAGCCTGGATCAGGCGCCGGGTGCTGAACCCCCCGCTCCCGAAGGCCAGGGACGCCTTCCCCGTCCCGCCCGCACGGCCGGAGCAGCCGAGCTCCGTGGCCGGAACGCGCCGGCGGGGAAGGGCCCGGGAAGCCGGGCAGGCCGGGCCGCAGGGACGGAGCGGTGAGGAGGCACCCCCCTGGTACCCTGTCCCGGCGCGGCCCCTCACCTCATCGCTGAAGAGGCTGCGGTCAGCCAGCAGGTACGCGGAGTAGGCAGCGGCGGTGGCGCTGAGCAACGCCTCCAAGGTGTCCTCGTCCTCCGGCTCCCCGAGGCCGGAGGCACTGCTGTGGCTCTGGGAGACATGCCCGCTGTCCACGCCAGGGCAGGCGCccggcagctcagccccacCGCTCTCCCCTGGCCCCGCTGCGGCCGCCATCACTCTGCGgccctcctcttcccctcacGCGTTGGAGGCGGAGCGGGGCCGGCGCAGCCGCACACCCGGCTGGCGGAGCTTGGAgcggcccggccccgcggccTGCCCCGGCCCGTTGCGACGGGAGTGTGGCCGGCCGGAGGTAACGCCGGGGCCGGAGCACGGAGGCGTCGTGCTCCTGTCCTGCTGTTGGGTCTCTCAAGCACCGTAGGAAGTGCTGCCTCTCACCGGCCCGGGCTGTGGCCTCCGAGCTGCCCCAGCCGTACGCTTGGAATCAGGGACTGAAATGTGGCTCCCCTTGTAAAAACGTTTGTGGAGGGTTTGCCCTCAGCCACCCGCGTTTAAAACCCCATCCGGCAACTTGACCTCACAGCCTGAGAGGCCTCAAAACGAAGCCGAACCGGCTCCATCCCATTTCTTCACAGCGGTTTCTGCGGGCAAGTCTGTACTGGGAACGCAGTTAATGTGCAAACACAGCTAATTCCAATTACCAATATGGTACATGCAAAATTAGAaacttccctccccccccccccccccccccccccccccccccccccccccgtttatCTTATTTGCATCAAATGTTTGCAAGCCTTAGGAATTATTTTGCAAAGTGTTAGCTCTAAAGCTCATATATCAATATTTTGCTGTTCTCAGCTTGTAACATGTTTTGGGTATAATACTTTCACACTGATGTGTGAAATGCAACTTatgtttccttcttcctgggATGAATTAGTTGGATGAGTTTGTGTATTTCCGTATTATCTCACTTTATTTGGACAGTGACACAGAGCAGTCTCCAGTGTGGCAGCACAGCAGTAATCCGGAGGTGTTGAGGGCTGTTCCTGAAGAACCAGAACTACCCCCAGTCCTCCAAGTCAGGAAATGTGGAAGGCCTATGAGGAATGCAGCAAACCACTTGCTTCCCATGGGAATCAGTGTACCCGTACCCTTTAGAAAAGGCAGTACTGGTTAAGaaacattacagaaagaaaCTTGGTATCACTAACACCTCCAGGAATCCAAGGCTGTACCCTATGGAGAAAATCAGCACTGTAACTGGTTACTTATTTGAAGAGTCACCAAAACAAGGTATCTTGTTTCTACTGGGACAGGAGATACTTCCACAGAAAGGTGTGCTTGTGCACAGGGAAAAGGATAATAGCATAGAAGTAAGACAGTGCACATTTTATTGCAGACAGGTCACATTTTCATCAGTTAAATAAGGTAAAACAGGTAACTTCAGCCAGACAAATCCACTTATTCACAAAAGTAGTCTTATTTAAGGTGTAACAGTGTTGCTGCTCAGATGGTCTGACTGAAGCATATCCAGCTATTCAGTTTTTTTTACTGCACCAATAAtcggattttttttttttttttaatgaaaaccttTGGTAAAGCACAAACACAGTTTTAAGATGAACACAATCAATGTTCTATTCTTACTGTGCTGAGAGAAGTAAGTACAGCTCTTTAACTGCTGTGATACCTAGAAAAGGTTTAAATCGAGTAagtgaaagaattttaaaataaacttttaaagcaaatctaaaaagaaataaactaagTTCAATGTCCCAAATGCATTTAACAATGAGCAGAAGACTGGTTGTTCCACAGGTATTCTGTCCTTTGTCCAGCCATTACAGATTCCAGAATGGAATGTAACTTTTTCAAACCAAGACTTCTGAGTTTTCATCTCCATACAATATTTAAGAAATGTCTATTCCACCATATAAAAAAGCTTTAATGTACTacaaagttaaaaacaaaaagcaaatgacaCAAgctaaaagtagaaaaatacactgtgaaacatttatattttgttcCTTACACTGATCCAAgatataacaaaatattttagattaGACCACTTTGATCAATTCATGgcattttcagaagcagacaGTTAATCGACTCATCAGTCACTGGCTACCCACCAGCCAGCATCCAGTAAGCATGTCTGACCATCGCAAACATCCAGTATATTTTAAGTTTCCAGAAATCCTGTGCAGACATTAAGCTTTATTACTAGAAGAGTCCAAAAATAACAGAAGTATTCTAAGTTAGGTTTTGGCAGCCAGTCAGCATCCCTCCTTTGTAGAGCAATTAGCCAACCTTTTCTAGAGGAAAGACCTTGCGGTTTAGGTCTCCCCAAAAGCACAGCGAGGACTTGTCAGCTCTGAGGTGAAGGGGACAGTCCTAGCACACTCTGCCACTTGTGTCACCTAATCTCTTGCAGCCTTAAATCTCACATGAACCAtgatactgaaaaaaagagagatgatggggaaaaaaaaaaaaagaggtattaTCTAATAAATATCGATAAAGAATACATTTACACATAATGGTGCCTGAACCCTACTTTTATGCCCTTACTGCCGTGTTTTTCTTGCACGCAGGGCTGCTTCTGAACAGCAGGTGGTGCTGCATCCACAGCAGTAACAGCAACATCCTCCAACATCCCCTCCCTAcgctttaaaaatacatatatatagtttcatctggaaaatgtatttgcagcATCTCCCTAACGTTATTACCACCAGAATAGGAAACCGGTATGTTTAAAGAGCTTGTCTGGATTAGACATAAGGTTGCAAATATGGTGTAAACAAGTTAGTGGAAGGTCTGTAAGTAACGGTAGAAGATGGGATGGCTATTAAGGAGGTCTCTCTTTAAACTGGTATTAGAAGAAAACCAGGTTCCACTTCAAATAGACATATCTGTTACTATTAAAATCTAACTCATATACATGCATGTATAAATACATCCACCCATGCATTCAAGCCCACATATGTAGCACTGCCATTGGTAGCCTGTAAGATTGCTTAGATTTACACCAACTAAACCAAGTATGTGTTCTCACTTTAGGGCTGGGACATAAACCAGGTTTTACACTCTGGCTTTCTCCTGACAAATTTTGCAGTGCATGACAGTTTTATGTCTAACTCCAGATGCCACATTTCCTAGAAAGCAACAATCTTCTGCACTCGTGAGGTCTATGAGAATACCAACTCTGTTTAGTGCATAACGTTGCTGCAACAGTCAATTGTCCCAATCGGCACTTAAGACTGAAAGGAGAGCTTGCAGAATTGCTACTAAAGTGTAATGACTGTTCCATCCTCCTCAATACCTCCTCTGGGGATAACCAGACTGTGTCGGGGATCAGTTTTTAAGGAACTGAGTAATTTATGGATGTTGCCATTGCTTTCTCGGCCAGAGTTGTTGTTGAACACCAGGTCCCTTTGAAGTCTGTGGCTAAGGCTGCTGCCGTTGATTCGAGAGAGGCTACTGGAAGTAAGGCTGTGCAGTTTAGGAATGTGCTGTGGCTCCAAACCACCCTCGATGACAATGTCAGCCTCTTCATCACTCTCCATTTCATCAGGGTGGAAGTTCTGCAGCACGTGGGATGCAGGCAAGCTGTGGTGGCTCGCAGTGCTGTCTGTAGACTGGCCAGAGCTACCAGACATCCTACTGCTCCGAATTATATTGTTCCTCTGGTTTGCTGGCTTGACCGTGATAATAAGATTATGGCTGTTGGCAATCATCATGTCTGTGACTTGATCGAGAGTCTTTCCTGCTACTTCAATGCCGTTAACTTCCAGGACTTCATCATTCACAGCCAGCAAGCCAGTGCTCTCTGCTAAGCCTCCAGGAACCATACGAGAGATGAAGATACCAGGTACCTTTTCTAGTCCATGAGGAGTAACCCTTACGCTGGTGCCATCACGAATGTAAAATCCTAAGGGTTTCTCACACCCATGTCGATACAGCCTCACCCTCCTGTGTGTTTCAGGAAGAATGTCCACATCGATTATGGATGACACTGGTCTAAAATCATGAGGCATGCTGATGTTAATGTGAGGACGCCGGCGGAGATTGTCATTGCGGAGAGTCACCAGAGCCTTCTTCTTTCTTGATAGTGTGTTGGTCCCAAAATTGCTGTAGTCTACTTCATCTGAAAAAGGAATAGCACCAATGTATCAATCAAACAGATAATAACACAACCTACAGGGCATTTACCTGTTAAATCTGCTTCAGTGACACTCCTAATGATATGGAAAAATCAAACAGATTCTTCCACTTACTCTAaccttcatttcatttcatgtcCATCACCACAACATTCAGAATGAGTGAGCTGTTTTCAATGACTACCCATATTCCTTCCATATTTTGAGGGAAAAAGACTTTCGATTCTCAACTTTCTGTGTAAGCAAGAGGCCCAGTAGAAGaagcaaggagaaagaaactATGCTGCTGCCTAGTCCATATGCTAAGGACCACAGAACAAACATGGACTCACACATTCACTCCTGCCCTTGCAAGGAAGATCCATAGGAAAACAGCCTATGGTCTGCTGTTTAAGGAATTGTTTTAGTACTTCAGTCTCTGTAGTGGTTATCTCAAGGGCATGTGCAAAGTGATCAGCTTTAAATCAGCCAAGTAATATGACAAATTATTCCCTATAAGAAGCTCAGATCGTGCTTTGCATAAGAAAGTACTTAGTAATGAAGCTGTTAGCATACAAATGCACCTCACATTAAAAATACCGTGCATATTCTAAACATGAAGCATATACTAGCTGTAAAATTATTTCACCTGGGGTTTAAGCATGCTAACACTTTTCAGATAAACTAACAGACCTTCAGCTTATTCTACTGTTGAAAATGAGCAGTAAAATACAGAACGATTACAGAACTGCCACTAAGAAAATTATCTCCAACAAATTAACCTTGAATACTAATGCTTAAGAAAGACAAAACCTTTATCTgataaatgcttaaaaaaagaaatgttagtaaaaaaaagcatataatGACATTTTTGTGCTTGCAAGGTCTCATTTTCAAGTCAGCTTTTGAGGCATATTAATGTCACTTTGTTGAAGTCTGTCAACAAGTTAAACAACTCAAAGGATACTAAAAGAAAGTGCTAAGCAGCAACCTGATCTAACTGAGCCTGCCTAGAGCAAGGGGTTGGATTAGCTGGCCTCCAGAAGTCTGAATTATTCTCTG carries:
- the LOC117438325 gene encoding partitioning defective 6 homolog gamma-like codes for the protein IGAIPFSDEVDYSNFGTNTLSRKKKALVTLRNDNLRRRPHINISMPHDFRPVSSIIDVDILPETHRRVRLYRHGCEKPLGFYIRDGTSVRVTPHGLEKVPGIFISRMVPGGLAESTGLLAVNDEVLEVNGIEVAGKTLDQVTDMMIANSHNLIITVKPANQRNNIIRSSRMSGSSGQSTDSTASHHSLPASHVLQNFHPDEMESDEEADIVIEGGLEPQHIPKLHSLTSSSLSRINGSSLSHRLQRDLVFNNNSGRESNGNIHKLLSSLKTDPRHSLVIPRGGIEEDGTVITL